In Deinococcus sedimenti, the sequence AACTCCTTCCGGCCAGTGAGGGACGGCCCCCTTTCATCCTGGTCGTGGACGTCGGTCATGTCATTGAAATCTATGCAGAGTTCACCCGCACCGGAGGGGCCTACCTTCCCTTCCCCAGTGCACGCACCAACCGCATCGGCCTAGCTGATCTGGAGAAGCCAGAGGTTCGCGAACTGCTCCGGCAAATCTGGCTCGAGCCAATGGAGCTCAATCCCGCCCTCAAAGCGGCGCAGGTCACCCGTGAAGTCGCAGCTACCTTGGCCACCATCAGCCGGCGCATGGAAGGCCAGCCGGACGCTAACGGCCACATCATGACTCCCGAGCGGGTCAGCAACTTCCTCATGCGGATGATTTTCACGATGTTCGCCGAGGACGTTGGCCTGATCGGCAAGAGCAAGCTCCGTCAGGCCCTTGAAGGCATCAGGGAGACTCCGGAAGCCTTTATGCCGATCATGGATGAGATCTGGCGCAACATGGCAACCGGTGGCTACAGCGTCGCCCTGAAGGAGAAGCTGAAGTACTTCAACGGGGGACTCTTCGCCAACGCCGAAGTTCTTCCTGTCACTCCTGAAAATCTCGACCTGCTGATTGCTGCGTCTGAGTACGACTGGAGTAAGGTCGAACCCAGTATCTTCGGCACGCTCGTCGAACGTGCCCTCGATCCGGTTGAACGTCACAAGCTGGGTGCGCACTACACCCCCAGGCCCTACGTTGAGCGTCTCGTCAACCAGGTGGTACTCAGCCCGCTACGGGAAGACTGGCGCGGTGTCCAAGTTGAGATTCAGGCCACGCTCGACAAGGCGAAAGATCAAGCGAAAGGCGAAGTCAAAGCGCGGGAACTGGTCGAAACATTCCTGACGAAACTGCTGACAGTCACTGTTCTGGATCCGGCTTGCGGCACCGGCAACTTCCTGTACGTCAGCATGGAGCTCATCAAGAAGCTCGAAGCGGAAGTCGTGGAAACTCTGGAGAAGCTGGGCGGTCCTGCCCCGCTGGCCGAAGTGAACCCTGAGCAGTTCCAGGGTCTGGAGATCAACCCCCGGGCTGCGTCGGTCGCTGAACTGGTGCTTTGGATCGGGTACCTACAGATTTACGCCCGGAATCACGGGAAGGCCAGCCCTCCTGAACCCATCCTGCGAGCCTTCCGGAACATCAAACAGACGGACGCGCTGCTGGCCTACAGCAGCAAGAAGCCTCACATCAGCAAGGATGGCCAACCCGTCACCCGGTGGGATGGACGGACGACCGCCCAAGACCCCGTGACGAAAAGGCAGGTGCCCGATCCCGACGCGAGAGTGCACGACACCCTGTACCTCAATGCCCGACCTGTACTCTGGCCAGTCACGACCTTCATCGTGGGGAATCCGCCCTTCCTGGGTGCGGGGCCCATGCGAGAAGCGTTGGGAGATGGATACGTTCAGGCACTGCGTGAGACGTACAAGCCAACCAAGAAGCTGGTTGGTGTACCAGACAGTGCCGACTTGGTGATGTATTGGTGGCATAAGGCGGCCGCGCTGATGCGAGACAACGACCGAGTCAGGCGATTCGGCTTTGTGACGACTAACAGTGTCAAGCAGACCTTCAACCGACGGGTGGTCGAAGATCACCTGAAAGCAAGTGTTGAAGCATCCCGTCCATTAAGTTTGGTGTACGCCGTGCCAGATCACCCATGGGTAGACGAAGCGGACGGTGCAGCGGTACGCATTTCTATGACTGTTGTGGCGCGTGGCCGACGAGATGGATTACTGGAACGTGTGTTGCAGGAGCTGCCCGGCGAGAACGGGGAATACGCCATCACCACAGCGCAGCAGGTAGGACGTATCAATCCTGACCTGACCATCGGGGCAGACGTGACCGCCGCAGCGGAGCTAAAGGCCAACCAGGGCATCAGCGGCCGAGGTGTGCAACTCATGGGTGCGGGTTTCATCGTGCCCGTGCAGACCACGGCGAACCCCGAGAACGGCCACAAGGAGGTCGATGCTGCCGACTTGGGGCTGGGGCGAGTGCCGGGCATCGAGGGGGTGCTGCGCGAGTACCGCAACGGCCGAGACCTTAC encodes:
- a CDS encoding class I SAM-dependent DNA methyltransferase, with the protein product MRFFPEHQLLSEYLLLSSLRSEAAFGWTSELKRLRALFIYRGLPSEIIMPKPSPYLAFAERWAPSGGAEHANYTSFLIELCRLLNLPVPDPTTPRGEGAYVFERSVRELNGEKGEVTRRIDLYRKGSFVLEAKQGVEAEVAAEAEQRVLDGKKPTKKGHGTRGTKGWDTFMRRAREQAEGYVKLLPASEGRPPFILVVDVGHVIEIYAEFTRTGGAYLPFPSARTNRIGLADLEKPEVRELLRQIWLEPMELNPALKAAQVTREVAATLATISRRMEGQPDANGHIMTPERVSNFLMRMIFTMFAEDVGLIGKSKLRQALEGIRETPEAFMPIMDEIWRNMATGGYSVALKEKLKYFNGGLFANAEVLPVTPENLDLLIAASEYDWSKVEPSIFGTLVERALDPVERHKLGAHYTPRPYVERLVNQVVLSPLREDWRGVQVEIQATLDKAKDQAKGEVKARELVETFLTKLLTVTVLDPACGTGNFLYVSMELIKKLEAEVVETLEKLGGPAPLAEVNPEQFQGLEINPRAASVAELVLWIGYLQIYARNHGKASPPEPILRAFRNIKQTDALLAYSSKKPHISKDGQPVTRWDGRTTAQDPVTKRQVPDPDARVHDTLYLNARPVLWPVTTFIVGNPPFLGAGPMREALGDGYVQALRETYKPTKKLVGVPDSADLVMYWWHKAAALMRDNDRVRRFGFVTTNSVKQTFNRRVVEDHLKASVEASRPLSLVYAVPDHPWVDEADGAAVRISMTVVARGRRDGLLERVLQELPGENGEYAITTAQQVGRINPDLTIGADVTAAAELKANQGISGRGVQLMGAGFIVPVQTTANPENGHKEVDAADLGLGRVPGIEGVLREYRNGRDLTSRPRAVRVIDLFGLNEEEARTRFPEIYQHVRLTVKPERDANNRATYRDNWWLFGEPRSALRPALGGLPRFIATVETSKHRFFQFLPSTILPDNMLVNIAHDDAYVLGVLSSRVHVVWALAQGSRLGVGNDPRYNKSRCFETFPFPVATPAQQQAIREKAEALDAFRKARLAAHAHLTMTDLYNVLDSLRQGTELTVKERRTLQDGVVTELRTLHDELDELIQAAYGWEGQLKESDILTNLMALNVQRAEAERSGHIEYLRPEYQDPRGTTVRGLGLQIVAPLAAKGIPHPYPPSLAERAVAIREVLLHAEQPLSAGQLAGMFEGARAPAVGEVLEMLVVLGQARHVTGTAAYAA